The uncultured Dysgonomonas sp. genome contains the following window.
CATACAAGTATCATTTAATAGCGATTCAGTAATCGCATTTATGGTCGCGTGGGCGTTTGCTACCGGATGAAGATTATCCTGATTGAAATTTATATTATCATTTAGCCAATAGTCATAGTTACGAACAAATTTTTCCAGAAAGTCGTTCATATCTTTGTACCTGTTGTAAAATACAGGTGGATCAATTTTGGCTTCCTGGGTAAGAGCCTTGACTGTTAGGTTGTTAAAACCTATGTTTTCTATTGATGTAATAGCAGCATCGAACAAGGATTGTTCAATGTCTTTTTTAGTTCTACGGTACCTTTTCTGTACAGAGTCAGCTACGTTCTCTCTTGCCTTATTGCTCATACGTGCAGTATTATGACAATCTAAATTAGTATAACATTAAATTGTAAATGCTACGGAAACAGTATTGCAGCATTTGTTCTTCGTACAAATGCCAAAAGGTAAATTATTTAATGGGTCGTCTTATTTACAATATACAGTTGCAAAAATAGTATTAATTTTGATAAGTCAATAATTACACAATGGTAGATTTTCGTAATAATATGTATACTAACTTTTATTTTGTTAAATTATCAGCTAAAATACTCCTACGATAAGCATCAGGCGTATTCCTGCAATCCGGCTTTTAGATAATATTAGGTTGTAGAGTTTATCTTCTTGTATTATAGTGTATTATATCTTTTCCCTATCTTCATTCAAATGTTTATTTACAAATTCTTTAGGTAACATATTGTAATTTTTCTGAAAGACTTTCGTAAAATAAGATGGAGAGTTGAAACCTATGCTATAAGCAACCTCATTGATTCGCATATCTGTTTCAATCAGTAACTTGCAAGCCTTTCTTAGGCGGTAGTTTCGTAGATAATCGCCGGGAGTTACACCACTTATTGTTTTCAGTTTTCGTTGCAGGTTGGAACGGCTGATATTGAGTATACCAGTCAGTGATTCCACAGAAAAATTTTCTTCCGATATGTGTTTCTCTATTTCTTCATTTAGTTTGTTGAGGAATATTTCGTCATTTTTGTTGGAGACAAGAACTGAATATGACGTTAATGGAGAACGGTTGAACGCTTCCAGCATTGCTTTGCGATTTTCGAGCAGGCTTAGAATTTGAGCCTTGAGGTAAGAGGTAGAGAACGGCTTCTCTATAAATACATCAGCTCCGGAAAGCAAACCTTCTATCTTTACTGCATTTTCCGTTTTGGCAGATAATAATATTAGAGGAATATGGCTGTAGCTAATATCTGATTTCAGTTTCTTTGTAAAAGAAATTCCATCGATGCCCGGCATCATTATATCTGAAATAATGATATCGTAACTTTTTTCTTCAAGTAGAGATAATGCTACTGTGGCATCTGGAGCAGAATCGACTATGTACTCACTAAGTAAGGTCTTCTTTATAAATAAGGCCATCTCGGGATTATCTTCAACAATCAGGATTGAATATTGAAATCCTACTTCTGTATGTGGTGTGTTTTCAGTCGTAAGAGTTATGGATTGATCAGGTAATAGAGTTGGTGTTTTGTCGAATGATGGTTCTATATCGGAAAATTGGAAAATGAATACCGTTCCACCATCCTTCCTGTCGGCTACATCGATAGTTCCCCCCAGAATATCAGTCAGATTTTTTACTAAAGCCAATCCCAGGCCCGTCCCTATATTACGATCGTCCGTCTGTACTTGGAAAAACGGATCGAATATCAGCGATTTATGGTCGTCAGATATTCCTCTTCCGTTATCTTCGACAGTTATGATATATGATTTATCACTGTTGCAGGCTAAAGATAATATAATTTGGTTCTTGGTGTACTTCAATGCATTTGTCAGTAGGTTACCGATTATTTTTGTCAAAGCATCGACATCGGAATTTATCCTGATTTCTTTATCCTGAGGTAAATTTAATATAAAGTCTATTTCTTTTCGCTGAGCTGTTTTTTTGAAGCGTTCGTATAGTTCATAAACAAATTCTTTGAGGTTTATGTCTCCCGGATTTACAACATATACAGTTGAGTCCATCTTTCTGAAATCGAGCAATTGATTGATAAGAACGGTCAACCGGTTACAGTTTTTTTCTATTATGAGAAGGTTTTGTTTTGTCTCACTATTATCTTCGTTTGTATTAATAACTTCCTCCAATGGCGCTGTAATAAGGCTTAGCGGAGTTCTTACCTCATGAGCTATGGTTGTAAAGAAGTCTATTTTCGACTTGAAGGCCAGAGTTTCCTGCTCTGTTTTATATGCTTCCAGTTGTTGTTGCCGTTTCTTTCTGTCTTTCGCCCAATAATAAGACATAATAACGTATACTAAAGATATAAGTATTATGAAGTATAATGCCTTTGCAGGTAATGAAAGCCAGAATGGGGGTAGTATTTCTATTTCTATTTTAGCCCCGGTTTCGTTCCATAAACCATCATTATTTGTTGCTTTTATCCAGAAGCAATATTTCCCGTAAGGCAGATTGACGTATGTCACACTCTTATTGTTCCCTGTGTAATTCCAATCTGTATCTGCACCTTCTAATTTATATGCATATTGATTTTTTGTTTGAGTGACATAACTCAGGCTTACGTATGATATCGTAAAGGATGACTTATTGTATGGAAGTGTAATTTTTTGTCCCTTGTTTAATTTGATCTGTATCTCGTCTTCTATTTCGGTATCAGAATTACTGAATAGGCTTATTCCGGTAATCTCTACAGGTGGTACTACTATATTCTTGTTTGCATTGAGGTCTTGGGGATAAAAGGAATTAAAACCGTTTATACCGCCAAAATAGAATTTTCCGTTCTTGGTCTTGTAGCTTGACTTATAATTAAACTGATTGCTCTGTAGTCCATCCTCTTTGTTGTATAGTATTGAATTCTGAGGTGCTGACAGGTTGAAACAAGCTAATCCTTTGTTACAGCTGATCCATAGATTTCCAAAAGGGTCATCGAGAATGCCGTAAACGACGTTGTTAGGCAAGCCATCGGATTCAGATATATTTGTGAAATTGTCTTTTTTTGCATCATAAATAAAAAGGCCCTTTCCTTCGCTAGAGAAAAGAATTCTTCTCTGGCTATCTATATACACACTGGTCAACTTACTTTTTACGATGGGATTCTTGCTATCTAGTATGGCGTCATAATATATCCATTTGTTTGTTTTAATGTCCAGCTTTATAGCACCGTTGCCATATGTTGCCAGCCACAAGTTTCCGGAATGATCTTCTTTTATGTCGTAGATAAAACCGTCAATGGCTTCTATAGGTGTAAAACTATTGGTCGTCTTATTATATTTATTTAATCCTACCGGGGTGCCGGCATAAATATCTCCGTTACTGGTTTTATATAATGAAAAAACACAATTGTCATTTAATGTATTTTTGTTTCCGCTTATACTATTATAGTTAGTCAAAGATCTGGTTTTGGTATTATATACATCTATGCCTCTCGAAAATGTACCTATCCATAAATTATCTCCATCTAATAGCAATGCATGCGTGTTGTGATAGGATGTTGTTATTGGCTGGCTGATACTTTTGGTTACAGAGTTGAAATAATTGATGCCTCCGTCTTCGGTCGCAATCCATAAATTTCCGAACCGATCTTCACAAAACTGACTGATCGCTTTCCCCGATAAAGTTCCGGGACGACGGTCCGGATAATAAGTCTCAATATTCAATTGAGATGGATTCAGATAGTTTACGCCTCCGAAATAGGTTCCTATCCATATTCCGTTTTCTTTGTCCTTATAGATCGAATATACATTCTGATCGCTGAGGCTATGCTGTAGTTGGGGCATATCTACTCTCTTGGCTTTTTTTGTCTCCAAATCGAATAGGTACAATCCGTCATCCGATCCAATATATAGGGATCTGTCATCATATTGGAAAATAGCTCTGATATGTGTTACGTACTGAAATATATCGTTCCGGCCCAGGTACGATATGTGGCTGTTCGATTGTTTGTCGTACAGGCAAAGCCCGTTGGACCAGGTGCCCAACCACAAGTTGCCTTTATTGTCTTCCATGATGGATAAGGTTTCATAAGAGAA
Protein-coding sequences here:
- a CDS encoding hybrid sensor histidine kinase/response regulator transcription factor — protein: MSIVKYIVLSLFLITNLYLYSQIESDFHFKKIQVDEGLSENAVYCILQDSKGFMWFGTKDGLNRFDGNNFRVFRHSEEKINSIGNNFIRCLIEGNDRNLYIGTDAGLYIMDPMEETFKKVTGTTNSEKIYLTSAINALYQDQSGDIWIASMNQGIFKYNPKQKKLSRIELSRYNLDNNASWAIYGDLSGNIWVGTRLGLLRYNKETNKLDPIESMFGFSENFSYETLSIMEDNKGNLWLGTWSNGLCLYDKQSNSHISYLGRNDIFQYVTHIRAIFQYDDRSLYIGSDDGLYLFDLETKKAKRVDMPQLQHSLSDQNVYSIYKDKENGIWIGTYFGGVNYLNPSQLNIETYYPDRRPGTLSGKAISQFCEDRFGNLWIATEDGGINYFNSVTKSISQPITTSYHNTHALLLDGDNLWIGTFSRGIDVYNTKTRSLTNYNSISGNKNTLNDNCVFSLYKTSNGDIYAGTPVGLNKYNKTTNSFTPIEAIDGFIYDIKEDHSGNLWLATYGNGAIKLDIKTNKWIYYDAILDSKNPIVKSKLTSVYIDSQRRILFSSEGKGLFIYDAKKDNFTNISESDGLPNNVVYGILDDPFGNLWISCNKGLACFNLSAPQNSILYNKEDGLQSNQFNYKSSYKTKNGKFYFGGINGFNSFYPQDLNANKNIVVPPVEITGISLFSNSDTEIEDEIQIKLNKGQKITLPYNKSSFTISYVSLSYVTQTKNQYAYKLEGADTDWNYTGNNKSVTYVNLPYGKYCFWIKATNNDGLWNETGAKIEIEILPPFWLSLPAKALYFIILISLVYVIMSYYWAKDRKKRQQQLEAYKTEQETLAFKSKIDFFTTIAHEVRTPLSLITAPLEEVINTNEDNSETKQNLLIIEKNCNRLTVLINQLLDFRKMDSTVYVVNPGDINLKEFVYELYERFKKTAQRKEIDFILNLPQDKEIRINSDVDALTKIIGNLLTNALKYTKNQIILSLACNSDKSYIITVEDNGRGISDDHKSLIFDPFFQVQTDDRNIGTGLGLALVKNLTDILGGTIDVADRKDGGTVFIFQFSDIEPSFDKTPTLLPDQSITLTTENTPHTEVGFQYSILIVEDNPEMALFIKKTLLSEYIVDSAPDATVALSLLEEKSYDIIISDIMMPGIDGISFTKKLKSDISYSHIPLILLSAKTENAVKIEGLLSGADVFIEKPFSTSYLKAQILSLLENRKAMLEAFNRSPLTSYSVLVSNKNDEIFLNKLNEEIEKHISEENFSVESLTGILNISRSNLQRKLKTISGVTPGDYLRNYRLRKACKLLIETDMRINEVAYSIGFNSPSYFTKVFQKNYNMLPKEFVNKHLNEDREKI